The Phycisphaerales bacterium AB-hyl4 genome contains the following window.
CCCGGCGCGAAGACCTTCCCGTGCTTCAGGGCGGGATGCACATCGACAACTTCCGCGGCGTGCACCGGCTGAACCGCGACGAAGACGGCCGAGTCAAGTGCGTCGCCTGCTTCATGTGCCCGACGATCTGCCCGGCCAACTGCATCCACATCGAAAGCGCCGAGTCCCCCTGGGACGACCGCGAGAAATACCCGATCAAGTTCGACATCGACGAGCTGCGCTGCATCTATTGCGGCATGTGCGAAGAAGCCTGCCCGGTGGATGCGATCGAGTTGACGCATGTCTACGACATCGTCGGCCTGACGCGGCAGGAAATGATCTTCGACAAGCAGAAACTGCTGTCGATCTACGACCAGACCATCGACCGCAAGCCGATGTAAGGTGATGACGGTTGAACGAGCATGGGCGATCGACACGACCTGCTTACCTGAATCTTCCAACGTCGGAATGTGCGTACGAGATGCGCGCCAGCGCAGCGTGGTGAACCCCCACATCGCGCCGAGGCACACACATCGGTGCACTTGTCGCGCAGGCGCTGGACGAGGCGAGCCTCATCGTTATCTTTCCTCGCTCGGCCCGGTGGTTCCGTTATCGTCTCGTCGGCACCGCCCACGATGAGGTGCCCCCCCGTCAACTGGGCGTGCCAGAATCGTGTAACCTGCCTCCGCGTGCCGGGATTGCACGTAAAGACGGGCCGTCGCTTTACGTTCAGCGCAGGCAGCACAGGTCGGCCTGATCATACGGGTTGGCCCCTGCCTGTCCGGTCATCAGCAAACATTCACTGCCGGGGTGAGCAAGGCAATTAAGCGCATGCGGATCTGGTTCAGCAAGCATTGGCAAGTCCCGGGAGTGGTGGCGATGGTGGTCTGCCTGGTCGTCGGCGGGCCGGCGATGGGCGGCGACGACTGGTTGGAGCAGCCTTGGCATCCCGAACGCGATTGGAGCGTCACCGCCTTCATCGGGCAATGGGACGAGTCGCGGTTCGCCGAGATCCTCACCTTCCGTGGCGGCGACATGAAAGCGTCCTACCTGGCGGGCTTCGCCCTGAACCGCCGAATCGCCCGAAAAGCGAACGATATCGTGCACTGGGAGGTGGAGGCTTCGGTGTTCCGCCACTGGCGCATTCAGGATAACTGGGAGGGCAACCTCGCCCTGGTGGTGCGTTGGACGGCATTTCCGTGGGACCGATACGTCAACACCAGCGCGGCGTTTGGCAGTGGTGTCTCGCTGGCGAGCGAGAAGCCGAAGCTGGAGGGCACGACGCGGGAGTTTCTACATCATCTGCTGGCGGAGGTGGAGTTCGCCCCGCCCGGCGATACGCCCTGGAGCGGCGTCGCCCGCGTGCATCACCGATCGGGCGCGTTCGGCCTGTATGGCAGGCACGGCGGCTCCAACGCCATCACCCTCGGGCTGCGTTATCGATTCTGATTCGCCCCCCACGGCTCAGTCTTCCACAATTTGCGGTATCCGCTCGACCCGCGGGTCGGTGAAGATGTCCGCCTCGTCCCGGCTGGTGCTGGAGAACTCGGAAACAACTGCGCCTTCATCGCCAGCTTGAAACCAATGCAAGGTGTTGGGCGGAATGGTGAATTGTTCGCCCGGGCCAAGCTGGATTTCGTGAAAGACGGTGTAGTAATCTTCACTGCCGGCCGGAACGCGAGCAACCGGCGCCGCCGTGGACTCACCTTCAACATACAAGTACACCTGTCCGGATCGGCAACGGAAGGTTTCCATTTTGCCCGGATCGCCTTCAACCGGGGGGTGCTTATGCTCTGGACAGGTTTGCCGGGGGAGCAGGATCAGCTCTTTGGCGCAGTAGCGATCAGTGTTGATATAGGTCAGCAGGATCAGCCCTTGCTTCTGCACTTCGTTGAGGCCAAGTTCGGCGACTTCGATGTTGCTGCGCTCGGCGTCCGTAATCGCAATGCCGTGCTGACTGAGGATGCGTTCGCCCTGCTGTTGAAGATGTTTCAGTTCACTT
Protein-coding sequences here:
- a CDS encoding NADH-quinone oxidoreductase subunit I, with amino-acid sequence MAIRDEDIINVDPTPQTAAEAFYLPEVFKGLGTTLKHAIGSIGGSKRKLNKAMEYPETRREDLPVLQGGMHIDNFRGVHRLNRDEDGRVKCVACFMCPTICPANCIHIESAESPWDDREKYPIKFDIDELRCIYCGMCEEACPVDAIELTHVYDIVGLTRQEMIFDKQKLLSIYDQTIDRKPM
- a CDS encoding D-lyxose/D-mannose family sugar isomerase; amino-acid sequence: MLKRSELKHLQQQGERILSQHGIAITDAERSNIEVAELGLNEVQKQGLILLTYINTDRYCAKELILLPRQTCPEHKHPPVEGDPGKMETFRCRSGQVYLYVEGESTAAPVARVPAGSEDYYTVFHEIQLGPGEQFTIPPNTLHWFQAGDEGAVVSEFSSTSRDEADIFTDPRVERIPQIVED